Proteins from one Diprion similis isolate iyDipSimi1 chromosome 3, iyDipSimi1.1, whole genome shotgun sequence genomic window:
- the LOC124404744 gene encoding acyl-coenzyme A thioesterase 9, mitochondrial-like, translating to MALSVMLKNTLRQPFLSRKTLTSFHRFLLEERKIDVSGHEAVDGTMSDVRKNLMKLMGIQIGYSPLQASREHLLKLIPASQDELPPRSMQDSFSAAILPLSSDLALQEKYVTFLGNVRLGRLMEDMDLFAVWIASKHLLNPKMKEGDILPHVLVTALVDKVDFTDYIPKAGGDIRLSGHVSWVGNSTMEVVVWLEQKDQNTWHKLTRALFLMAARNSLNTRSAFVNKLVPASEHEMQILQGGEARKRRRQEVQTQSLIKMVPTVEEQQIIHDVFIKTIDVKHYLSSRRTLPPGSVWMESTEISNLIYSHPEDRNYHNKVFGGFLMRHALELSWSSAFLFGKQRPRLMHISDIVFHQPVDVSSIIKMFSNVVYTEHNVMQIAVYAEVYSPENDEVVTTNEFHYTYQINDKCKVVFPRTYHEAMQYLNGRRNFQRVMGLLRDK from the exons ATGGCGTTAAgtgtaatgttgaaaaatactctCCGTCAACCATTCTTATC AAGGAAAACACTGACAAGTTTTCACCGGTTCTTATTAGAGGAAAGGAAAATTGACGTTAGTGGACATGAGGCGGTCGATGGAACGATGTCAGATG taagaaagaatctcATGAAACTGATGGGGATACAAATTGGCTATTCACCATTGCAAGCATCCCGTGAACACTTGCTGAAACTTATACCAGCGTCGCAGGATGAACTACCACCACGATCAATGCAAGACAGTTTTTCAGCAGCTATTTTACCACTGAGTTCTGATTTGGCATTGCAAGAAAAGTATGTTACATTTTTGGGGAACGTTCGATTAGGGAGGCTCATGGAAGATATGGACCTGTTTGCAG TTTGGATTGCCAGCAAGCACTTGCTAAATCCAAAGATGAAAGAAGGGGATATTCTACCTCATGTATTGGTCACTGCTCTAGTAGACAAAGTTGACTTTACAGACTATATTCCCAAG GCAGGTGGTGACATTCGACTTTCTGGTCACGTTTCATGGGTGGGAAATTCAACCATGGAAGTTGTAGTCTGGCTGGAGCAAAAGGATCAAAATACTTGGCACAAATTAACTCGAGCTTTATTTTTAATGGCTGCGAGAAATTCTTTAAATACGCGCTCAGCGTTTGTCAACAAATTAGTCCCCGCGTCCGAGCATGAAATGCAAATACTCCAAGGCGGTGAAG CTAGGAAAAGACGAAGACAAGAGGTTCAAACGCAGTCATTGATAAAAATGGTCCCTACAGTTGAAGAACAACAAATTATTCACGATGTTTTCATCAAAACGATAGATGTAAAACACTACCTGAGCAGTAGACGAACTTTACCTCCAGGCTCAGTTTGGATGGAATCTACGGAAATAAGCAATTTGATTTACAGTCACCCAGAAGATAGAAATTATCACAACAAG GTATTTGGAGGCTTCTTAATGCGACATGCTCTCGAACTTAGTTGGTCATCGGCATTTTTATTCGGTAAACAAAGGCCACGACTGATGCACATCAGTGACATTGTCTTTCATCAGCCTGTCGACGTCAGTTCTATCATCAAAATGTTTTCCAAC GTAGTATACACTGAACACAACGTGATGCAGATAGCTGTATATGCGGAGGTTTATTCGCCTGAAAACGACGAAGTTGTTACTACAAACGAGTTTCATTACACGTATCAGATCAATGATAAGTGTAAAGTTGTCTTTCCGAGAACTTACCACG aggcAATGCAATATTTGAATGGCCGACGAAACTTCCAACGTGTCATGGGACTATTACGGGACAAATAG
- the LOC124404746 gene encoding uncharacterized protein LOC124404746, whose product MKNFAYLIILASLATAINGRAVPKALAVLTKGLHRECASESKVPEAVITKGQNGEFSDQPEFKCYLKCLLAKLDLISESSEVDYDGMIRMLSPDIKETGTKMINDCRGTTGTDSCDTAYNLNICLYNSNPVEYFLV is encoded by the exons ATGAAAAACTTCGCTTATCTAATTATTTTAGCCTCATTGGCAACCGCGATCAATGGCAGA GCAGTTCCTAAGGCTTTGGCTGTGCTTACGAAAGGCCTGCACAGAGAGTGTGCCTCCGAGTCAAAAGTTCCAGAAG CTGTGATTACTAAGGGGCAAAACGGAGAATTCTCTGATCAACCGGAGTTCAAGTGCTACCTGAAATGTTTGTTGGCCAAATTAGATTTG ATATCAGAATCCAGTGAAGTGGATTACGACGGAATGATAAGGATGCTTTCACCAGATATTAAAGAAACCGGCACTAAAATGATCAACGATTGTCGCGGTACAA ctgGAACGGACAGTTGCGACACTGCTTATAATCTGAACATTTGCTTGTACAACTCAAATCCAGTG gaATACTTTCTGGTGTAG
- the LOC124404743 gene encoding nucleolar protein 8, whose amino-acid sequence MDKNHRLYLRNLSSSVTKDVIEERFKNYGTVTNVEIKEKANALGTDGKFAFVNIVTSDRKLNDCFQDLKNLTIDGCQIRMEMAKESFLARLQREREASKAVSPQNAQVPKLVIEPVNIAPLAKPEIVRRPSRKFFNIDDQEVTNLDIIHEMIPEKVVDSQPKKIVQHDYVVEKKINVSDEKRLKSLKERKMAFKTKENLIRQALNSVDQKSVSRKKIFSDDLESFDETSVEMKKKKRLFNDDDDDEGGGEILENGEFKIPKNINKKLQTLQQNYGNDKRFTLDNRFIEAEDNVEVNNPDSLSGLDQERDWQLDILQSVLGKPMRSSRIDKSVDKRKKSMIRYDPMKNEHDECKIPIVKSHNPKKMKKVDKILNENVDDEQKQPELTKDTFYNVSENFADALKQDEQFSLLKTFRAVKSGTDDPVDEEINEEQGHRFNFSTKDPFKYDSSADEGDDYEDETNNKSIEKSEAKSNWNERLFFSDNDVRFEDARKFFGKQSEKNIDFSTLRRELKQIVRSKIQNNLRKKATWKKKKINKS is encoded by the exons ATGGATAAGAATCATCGACTGTATTTGAGGAATCTTTCCTCAAGTGTGACTAAAGATGTCATAGAGGAACGGTTCAAAAATTATGGAACCGTTACAAACGTtgagataaaagaaaaggCCAATGCTTTAGGAACTGATGGAAAATTTGCTTTTGTCAATATCGTTACTTCTGACAGAAAGTTGAATGATT GTTTTCAAGACCTTAAAAATCTCACTATCGACGGTTGCCAAATTCGCATGGAAATGGCCAAGGAGAGTTTTTTAGCTCGACTACAGAGAGAAAGGGAAGCCAGCAAAGCGGTTTCCCCACAAAATGCTCAGGTTCCAAAACTTGTTATTGAACCTGTTAACATCGCACCGTTAG cAAAGCCAGAGATTGTTCGTCGCCCTAGCAGAAAGTTCTTCAACATTGACGACCAAGAAGTTACCAACTTGGACATTATCCACGAAATGATTCCAGAAAAAGTTGTAGATAGtcaaccaaaaaaaattgtgcaacaCGACTAtgtagtggaaaaaaaaataaacgtgtCGGATGAAAAACGTTTAAAATCcctaaaagaaagaaaaatggctTTTAAAACTAAAGAAAATCTTATTCGACAAGCGCTGAATTCTGTG GATCAAAAATCAgttagtagaaaaaaaattttctctgacGATCTGGAGAGTTTTGATGAAACCAgtgtagaaatgaaaaaaaagaaacgtttattcaacgatgatgatgacgatgaaggaggtggtgaaattttggaaaacggtgaatttaaaattccaaaaaatatcaacaaaaaG cttcaaaCCCTGCAACAAAATTATGGAAACGACAAACGATTTACTCTAGATAATCGTTTCATTGAGGCCGAGGATAATGTTGAAGTAAACAATCCTGACTCTTTGTCCGGGCTTGATCAAGAAAGAGATTGGCAATTAGATATTTTGCAAAGTGTTTTAGGGAAGCCAATGAGAAGTTCAAGAATTGATAAGTCTGTTGACAAAAG aaagAAGAGTATGATCAGATATGACCCAATGAAAAATGAGCACGATGAGTGTAAAATTCCAATTGTAAAAAGTCATAATcccaagaaaatgaaaaaagtggaCAAAATTCTGAACGAGAATGTTGACGATGAACAGAAACAGCCTGAATTGACTAAAGATACTTTTTATAATgtgtctgaaaattttgcagacGCACTGAAGCAAGATGAACAGTTTAGCTTGCTGAAAACTTTCCGTGCGGTAAAATCAGGCACAG ATGATCCTGTAGATGAAGAAATAAACGAAGAACAGGGACACAGGTTCAATTTTAGCACAAAAGATCCATTCAAGTATGATTCATCGGCTGACGAAGGCGACGATTATGAGGATGAGACTAACAATAAAAGCATTGAAAAAAGTGAAGCGAAAAGTAACTGGAACGAGAGATTATTTTTTAGCGACAATGACGTTCGCTTTGAGG AtgcacgaaaatttttcggtaaacaatctgaaaaaaatattgacttttcAACTCTTCGAAGAGAACTAAAACAGATCGTACGATCAAAGATACAAAATAATCTCCGGAAGAAAGCtacgtggaagaaaaaaaagattaacaAGTCGTAA